One stretch of Zerene cesonia ecotype Mississippi chromosome 20, Zerene_cesonia_1.1, whole genome shotgun sequence DNA includes these proteins:
- the LOC119834799 gene encoding solute carrier family 2, facilitated glucose transporter member 1-like isoform X2 produces MVVEKTRITNEHQHLTQTHEYRPGWSFYLVLAGVVTTLGSSLPVGYNIGVVNTPAEVIKQFCNESFISRYDLPLDDTWLNVLWSSVVSIFIVGGCTGSILGSVLADKMGRKKATIVTSVLSIAGALMFQFCRAANSVEMLILGRLLVGLSGGLTTSIVPMYLTELAPLSLTGAMGVACPMGVNVGVLVGQVMGLNFLLGGVDEWPYLLSVYAVLVIICLPILLILPESPKYLYVVKKNEVEALRELSRVRGASGGALSDELEALRDEALAGGARCGMLLALRDPRLLLPLLLVCSAQAGQQTSGINAVFYYSQTIFKQAGLSDLQAQYATIGCGAINVCTAVLMLQLLPRVGRRPLLLGSMLAATVILAALAAAMSFITAYPWMAHVAMVAVLAYVLVYGFGLGPIPYFMASELFEVSPRGAGMAWGSLANWGGNFLVGMCFPSLRAAIGPYCFLVFSGLTGALFLFHRMYFPETKGKTPTQVSQLCSLGFESRPLHSEPLHGV; encoded by the exons ATCACCAATGAGCACCAGCATTTGACTCAAACGCACGAGTATCGCCCGGGATGGTCCTTCTACCTGGTGCTGGCCGGTGTGGTCACCACCCTGGGGTCCTCGTTGCCAGTTGGCTATAATATCGGTGTTGTCAATACTCCTGCTGAG GTGATAAAGCAGTTTTGCAATGAGAGCTTCATCAGCCGCTATGATCTGCCGCTCGACGACACGTGGCTCAACGTGCTCTGGTCTTCCGTCGTCTCCATCTTCATCGTTGGAGGATGTACTGGATCCATCTTGGGTTCTGTACTGGCTGACAAGATGGGGAG GAAAAAAGCTACGATCGTTACAAGTGTGTTATCAATAGCCGGCGCTTTGATGTTCCAGTTCTGTCGCGCCGCCAACTCTGTTGAGATGTTGATCCTTGGAAGACTGCTTGTCGGTTTGTCTGGTG GTCTTACGACTAGCATAGTGCCAATGTACCTCACAGAGTTAGCTCCATTAAGTCTAACGGGTGCGATGGGCGTGGCTTGCCCCATGGGGGTCAATGTCGGGGTCCTTGTGGGACAAGTCATGGGACTCAACTTTTTATtgg GTGGGGTTGACGAGTGGCCGTATCTTTTGTCCGTCTACGCTGTTCTAGTCATTATTTGTTTAccgattttattaatattacctgAAAGTCCAAAGTACCTGTATGTAGTTAAGAAAAACGAAGTTGAGGCTTTGAGAG AGCTGAGCCGGGTGCGCGGCGCGTCGGGCGGCGCGCTCAGCGACGAGCTGGAGGCGCTGCGCGACGAGGCGctggcgggcggcgcgcgctgCGGCATGCTGCTCGCGCTGCGCGACCCCCGCCTGCTGCTGCCGCTGCTGCTCGTGTGCAGCGCGCAGGCGGGCCAGCAGACCAGCGGGATCAACGCG GTGTTCTACTACTCGCAGACGATATTCAAGCAGGCGGGGCTGTCGGATCTGCAGGCGCAGTACGCCACCATCGGGTGCGGCGCCATCAACGTGTGCACCGCGGTGCTGATGCTGCAGCTGCTGCCGCGCGTGGGCCGGCGCCCGCTGCTGCTCGGCTCCATGCTCGCCGCCACCGTCATCCTGGCGGCGCTGGCGGCCGCCATGAGCTTCATT ACGGCGTACCCGTGGATGGCGCACGTGGCTATGGTGGCGGTGCTCGCTTACGTTCTTGTCTACGGCTTCGGACTTGGCCCCATTCCATACTTCATGGCTTCTG AGCTGTTCGAGGTGTCCCCCCGGGGCGCGGGCATGGCGTGGGGCTCGCTGGCCAACTGGGGCGGCAACTTCCTGGTCGGCATGTGCTTCCCGTCGCTGCGGGCCGCCATCGGCCCATACTGCTTCCTCGTGTTCTCGGGGCTCACGGGGGCCCTGTTCCTGTTCCACAG AATGTACTTCCCGGAGACGAAAGGCAAGACACCAACGCAGGTATCGCAGCTGTGCAGTCTTGGGTTCGAGTCGCGACCGCTGCACTCCGAGCCCTTGCATGGCGTGTGA
- the LOC119834799 gene encoding solute carrier family 2, facilitated glucose transporter member 1-like isoform X1, which yields MGEQKECTSLFAQSFPRQSLPDISQPITNEHQHLTQTHEYRPGWSFYLVLAGVVTTLGSSLPVGYNIGVVNTPAEVIKQFCNESFISRYDLPLDDTWLNVLWSSVVSIFIVGGCTGSILGSVLADKMGRKKATIVTSVLSIAGALMFQFCRAANSVEMLILGRLLVGLSGGLTTSIVPMYLTELAPLSLTGAMGVACPMGVNVGVLVGQVMGLNFLLGGVDEWPYLLSVYAVLVIICLPILLILPESPKYLYVVKKNEVEALRELSRVRGASGGALSDELEALRDEALAGGARCGMLLALRDPRLLLPLLLVCSAQAGQQTSGINAVFYYSQTIFKQAGLSDLQAQYATIGCGAINVCTAVLMLQLLPRVGRRPLLLGSMLAATVILAALAAAMSFITAYPWMAHVAMVAVLAYVLVYGFGLGPIPYFMASELFEVSPRGAGMAWGSLANWGGNFLVGMCFPSLRAAIGPYCFLVFSGLTGALFLFHRMYFPETKGKTPTQVSQLCSLGFESRPLHSEPLHGV from the exons ATCACCAATGAGCACCAGCATTTGACTCAAACGCACGAGTATCGCCCGGGATGGTCCTTCTACCTGGTGCTGGCCGGTGTGGTCACCACCCTGGGGTCCTCGTTGCCAGTTGGCTATAATATCGGTGTTGTCAATACTCCTGCTGAG GTGATAAAGCAGTTTTGCAATGAGAGCTTCATCAGCCGCTATGATCTGCCGCTCGACGACACGTGGCTCAACGTGCTCTGGTCTTCCGTCGTCTCCATCTTCATCGTTGGAGGATGTACTGGATCCATCTTGGGTTCTGTACTGGCTGACAAGATGGGGAG GAAAAAAGCTACGATCGTTACAAGTGTGTTATCAATAGCCGGCGCTTTGATGTTCCAGTTCTGTCGCGCCGCCAACTCTGTTGAGATGTTGATCCTTGGAAGACTGCTTGTCGGTTTGTCTGGTG GTCTTACGACTAGCATAGTGCCAATGTACCTCACAGAGTTAGCTCCATTAAGTCTAACGGGTGCGATGGGCGTGGCTTGCCCCATGGGGGTCAATGTCGGGGTCCTTGTGGGACAAGTCATGGGACTCAACTTTTTATtgg GTGGGGTTGACGAGTGGCCGTATCTTTTGTCCGTCTACGCTGTTCTAGTCATTATTTGTTTAccgattttattaatattacctgAAAGTCCAAAGTACCTGTATGTAGTTAAGAAAAACGAAGTTGAGGCTTTGAGAG AGCTGAGCCGGGTGCGCGGCGCGTCGGGCGGCGCGCTCAGCGACGAGCTGGAGGCGCTGCGCGACGAGGCGctggcgggcggcgcgcgctgCGGCATGCTGCTCGCGCTGCGCGACCCCCGCCTGCTGCTGCCGCTGCTGCTCGTGTGCAGCGCGCAGGCGGGCCAGCAGACCAGCGGGATCAACGCG GTGTTCTACTACTCGCAGACGATATTCAAGCAGGCGGGGCTGTCGGATCTGCAGGCGCAGTACGCCACCATCGGGTGCGGCGCCATCAACGTGTGCACCGCGGTGCTGATGCTGCAGCTGCTGCCGCGCGTGGGCCGGCGCCCGCTGCTGCTCGGCTCCATGCTCGCCGCCACCGTCATCCTGGCGGCGCTGGCGGCCGCCATGAGCTTCATT ACGGCGTACCCGTGGATGGCGCACGTGGCTATGGTGGCGGTGCTCGCTTACGTTCTTGTCTACGGCTTCGGACTTGGCCCCATTCCATACTTCATGGCTTCTG AGCTGTTCGAGGTGTCCCCCCGGGGCGCGGGCATGGCGTGGGGCTCGCTGGCCAACTGGGGCGGCAACTTCCTGGTCGGCATGTGCTTCCCGTCGCTGCGGGCCGCCATCGGCCCATACTGCTTCCTCGTGTTCTCGGGGCTCACGGGGGCCCTGTTCCTGTTCCACAG AATGTACTTCCCGGAGACGAAAGGCAAGACACCAACGCAGGTATCGCAGCTGTGCAGTCTTGGGTTCGAGTCGCGACCGCTGCACTCCGAGCCCTTGCATGGCGTGTGA